AACGGCGGCCGTAACTATAACGGTCCTAAGGTAGCGAAATTCCTTGTCGATTAAATATCGACCTGCATGAATGGCGTAACGAGATGGGAGCTGTCTCGAAGAGGGATCCAGTGAAATTGTAGTGGAGGTGAAAATTCCTCCTACCCGCGGCAAGACGGAAAGACCCCGTGGACCTTTACTACAGCTTGACACTGCTATTGGGATAAAAATGTGCAGGATAGGTGGGAGGCTTTGATCCATAGACGCCAGTTTATGGTGAGCCATTGTTGAGATACCACTCTTTTTTATTCTGATAGCTAACTAGCTTGAGTTATCCTCAAGTAGGACAATGTCTGGTGGGTAGTTTGACTGGGGCGGTCGCCTCCCAAAATGTAACGGAGGCTTACAAAGGTTGGCTCAGAACGGTTGGAAATCGTTCGTAGAGTATAAAGGCATAAGCCAGCTTAACTGCGAGACATACACGTCAAGCAGAGACGAAAGTCGGTCTTAGTGATCCGGTGGTTCTGTGTGGAAGGGCCATCGCTCAAAGGATAAAAGGTACCCCGGGGATAACAGGCTGATCTCCCCCAAGAGCTCACATCGACGGGGAGGTTTGGCACCTCGATGTCGGCTCATCGCATCCTGGGGCTGGAGCAGGTCCCAAGGGTATGGCTGTTCGCCATTTAAAGCGGTACGCGAGCTGGGTTCAGAACGTCGTGAGACAGTTCGGTCCCTATCTGCCGTGGGCGCAAGAAGATTGAGGAGAGTTGACCCTAGTACGAGAGGACCGGGTCGAACCAACCACTGGTGTACGAGTTGTTCTGCCAAGAGCACCGCTCGGTAGCTATGTTGGGATGTGATAACTGCTGAAAGCATCTAAGCAGGAAGCCAACTCCAAGATGAATCTTCTTTTAAGAGCTCATATAGACTATGTGTTTGATAGGCTGGGTGTGTAATGGATGAAAGTCCTTTAGCTGACCAGTACTAATAGCTCGTCTGCTTATCTTTTTATAAGCATCACTTCCTTGTTAAGGATAAAAACTTAATAAGATATGTTTTTGCAAAACTTTGTTTATGACTTTTAACTTTATCAAGTAGTGTTAAATAAGAGATTTATCTAATATATCTTTTATTTAACACTGCCCGTGACTATACAGACGAGGAAACGCCTTGCTCCATCTCGAACCAAGAAGCTAAGCTCGTCCTGGCTGATGATACTCTCCCTTACTGGGATGTTGGAAAAGTAGGTCGTTGCGGGCTTTGTTAATTTTAATCTTCTTTATCTAAGCAATCTTCTTTTAATATTATTTCTTAATTTATAACAAAATATCAAATCTTACATTTATTTATTTTTTAAATAATCAGACTTTTTATCTCTATGTTTATAAATATCTTTTAGTTTATGCTTTTATACAAGTGTTGACTAAAAACACCAAATATGATAGACTCCAAACCCAAATTTACCCAAAAAGGACAAAAATGAAAAAGATTATATTCTCACTATTAGCAGCAGCTTCTACATTACTAGCAGCCATAAATTTAAACACCGCCACAAAAGAAGAGTTAATGAGTTTAGATGGTATAGGATCTTCAAAGGCAGATGCAATAATAGAGTATAGAAAAGCAAATAAATTTAACTCAATAGAAGATATAAAAAATGTAAATGGTATAGGCGATAAGACATTTGAAAATTTAAAATCAGATATATCAGTATCAGGCACTACAAAAATAGACGACACAAAATCTAAAATAAAATCTAAAAAAGATGAGATAAAAGAAAAGGTAAGCAAAAAGAGTGATGAAGTAAAAGAGAAAAAAGATAGTGCTAAAGATGATAGTATAAAAGAGATAAAAGATAAGAAAGAAAGCCTAAAAGATAAAGCAGAGAAAAAGAGTAAAGCTAAAAAAGAGAAGAGCAAAGAGTAATAAATCTAGAAATTTATAAAAATTCTTACATAAAGTATATAAAAATAGTTAGGAGCGCATAGCGTTCCTAATAAATAAAATAGATTGGTTTTTTATATATCAGCCTACTTTTTAAATTCTATAACTTAGTTTGCCTGTTTTTTAAATTTTATAAATTAATAAGTTCATCTAATAGATCTTGTAAAGTAATACTCCTTAAACTATCCTCTAAAGCTTCTTGTGCTTTTAGGAGGGGAGGGGTTAAGGATTTTAGGGTGTTAGTTATAGGTGAGAGGGGACTTTAGGTGGGGCAATGTGCAAACTAGTTATAAATTCTGATTTATAAGATTCTCTATTTAATATTTTAAATAAGCTTACTATTGAATATTTTAAATACCTAGTTAAATTTATAAAAAACTCTATTTAGGTAAAGTCCTTCAGCTGGAGCTGGGATACGAGTTAGGGCAGAGCATCCATTAAGTGAAGCATTGATGAGCTCAGCACCATTTTTGATACTTAAGGCTTTAAGTAGATTTGCAACCATGAGCCGTACTTGAGCGCGTAAAAAGCCATTCGCTTTAAAAACTATGATAGTTTGGTTTTTGTATTCATAACAAAATGCCTTAAAAATTTCTCGCACTGGACTTTTTGTATCACTTCCTGTTTTCATATAGGAGCTAAAATCATGCTCGCCAACAAAATTAGATAAAATTTCATTTGCTTTTTTGATATCAAATTTTGGCAAAAAGACTTTATAGTTTGAGCTAAAAACATCAAATTCTCCATGATCTATAATGTATCTATAAGACCTTGCTACGGCATCAAACCTTGCTTGAAAATTTTCATCAACCAAATTTATATGTTTTATATGAATATTTGGATGCGCATGGCGGTTGATTAGCTCTTTTAAGTGCTCTAAATTTTTAAAATGATCGCCACAAATTACGCTTGAGCTTTGATTGATCGCATGGACGTTTTTGTCTGTACGTGAGCTAGAGACTATTTTTTCAAATATTCCAACGTGAGCTAGAGCGCATGAAAGCTCATCTTCTACGCCATTTTCATGTGGCTGAGTTTGCGAGCCTTGAAATTTGGAGCCATCGTAGCTATAAATTAGTTGGATTTTCATTAGTATCTTCGCATGATCTTGGCTTTAAAAAGCAAAATTCCTGTCAACAAAAAGACAAAAAATATGAGTGGAATCGCAAAAGCTGGCTTTGATGAAAATAGCATTATGAGTGTAAAATACCCAAATAAAACGCCAAATGTCCCAACATAAACCATGCCCTTTTCATATCTATAAGTAACGATGCCAAAGCTTATGGCAAAAAGTGTACTGGCAAGTGGAAATAGCGCAACAAGCACATATGTGCTAAGGTCTTTTCTTCTTTTTTCACTACTATTTGCCTCCGTCCAGTACTCTTTTATACTGCCTATATCGCTTATCTCTTCACTTTGGGCAGTCCTTATTTTCATGGATTTGAAGTTGCTTTGATGATAAATTTCATCTTTTATGTCATACATTTTTCCATCTACTAAAGAGAGTTCGATGCTTTGATTTGTATTAGTGATCTTTGCATTTTTAGCAGTGATTAAGCGTTGGGAGTCTTTAATGTAAGGATTAAACATCACAATATCTTTATAAGTAGTGCCGTTGTTATCTTGCATTTCACTGCCCACATAGACCATCCAGTCAGAGAATTTTTGTCCAAACTGAGTTGGCTTTAAATTTAGCTTTGCGACAGTCTTTTTATAATCAATAAAATTTGCATTTAGCTGTGCGGCTATTGGTATCATTATGGTAGCAATTACAAGTAGAGCAGTGCTTAAAAATGCTGAAAATATTAAGAAAAATTTAGCAATCTTATTTGGTGAGCCACCAAGCGTAAAAATAACGATACTTTCATTCTCTTTTGATAATCTAAAAAGAGTCATCGCAAGTGATACAAAAAATGCGATAGGCACGACAAAAAGTAGTACGCGTGGAAGCATAAATGAGTAGAGTTTAAAAAGCTCACCAAAGCTGATCTCAATGTAAGAAGTGATGCGCGCGATCTGGATGAAAAACACGATCGACATGATCAAAAAAAGCGTACTAAATAGCGACGCAAAAGTCCCTAGGAAGTTAAACAAAAGATATCTGTTCACTCTACTCATAAATAAACCTTAAAATTTCTAAAATTTGCTCTTTAAAAGCGTATGTAATAAGTAATCCAAGACTTAAAAACGGCACAAAAGCCAGCTCGTAGCTCTTTTTGTGAACGAGCGCATAGACTGGAAGTGTAAGAAGCGCTGCAAGATAGATCGCCACTAGAGCCAGTTTGACTGACAAGATAGCTCCGATGATCGCTGCTATAAAGATATCTGCGCTACCCATCGCTTCTTTTTTTATGGCAAGGCTTACGACAAATCTAAGCGCCCAAAAGATAAATGCAAAAAGGAATAAATTTAAAATCTGGGCAAAATTTCCTTTAAATATAAAAAGCATCAGAGCGTAGATAAATGCGAAAAATAGCGCCGCAAAAAGAAGCGGATCTGGCACAGCTTTATATCTTATGTCTATGACGCTAAGAGCTAGTAGCATAATAAAGCAAAGCCCTAAAAATAGCGCATAAAGCAAGGTTTCTACGCTTAAAATTTCGCCGCACTCTTTAAAAAAACAGATCAGAAAAAGTATCCCAGAAACTAGCTCGATTGCTGGATAGATGAGGCTTATTTTTTGCTTACAAAAGGCGCATTTGCCGCCTAAAAATAGCCACGAAAAAATTGGAACATTGTGATAAAAATTTAGCTTATGATCGCAGTTTGGGCAATGAGAAGCTGGAAAATTTATGCTCTCATTTCGTGGCAAGCGATATATCAGCACATTTGAAAATGAGCCCACGCAGATGCCAAAAACAAAAGCAAAAACGGCAAAAAAGATGACTAAATTATCCATTATCTCGCTAAACTCCGCCAAATCTTCGCTCTATGTTTTTAAATTTGCTAACGATATTTGCAAGCTCATTCTTGCCAAAGTCGGGCCAAAGTGTCGGTGTAAAAAATAGCTCTGCGTAGCTTGCCTGCCAGAGCATGAAATTTGAAAGCCTACTCTCACCACCAGTTCTAATGAGAAGATCCACCGGCTCGCTCTCATCAAGTGCTGCATTTAGGCTCGCATCGTTTATCTCGCAGCCTTCTAAAGTTAGCTTTTTCACAGCTCTAATGATCTCATCTTTTGAGCCGTAGTTTATCGCTAAATTTAATAATAAATTTTTATTCTCTCTTGTAGCGTTTTTGGTGATCTCTATCTCGTTTTTTAGCTCATCGCTAAATGGTGAAATATCGCCGATTGTGTTAAATTTGATCCCATTTTTTATAAAGTCAGCACGCTTTAAAATGAGAAATTTCTTAAGCAAATTCATCAAAAACTCGACCTCTTTTTGTGGTCTTTTCCAGTTTTCAGTACTAAATGCGTAAAGACTTAAAATTTTCACGCCATTATCGATACAAAATTCGCACATATCGCTTACTACATTTGCTCCGGCTTCGTGCCCATTTGTCCGTAAAAATCCACGTTTTTTAGCCCAGCGTCCATTTCCATCCATGATAATAGCAAGGTGGTTTAATTCATTCAATCTTTAGCCTTTTATATCAATAATTTGTTCTTTTTTGCTCCAAAGAGCACTTACATTTTGCACTGTTATGTTGGCGCTAAATTCACTTTTTAACAAGCTAGCTACATTATTAAATGGAGTGGCGATCTCGTATAAAACTTCATCTTTAAATTTAAAAATAAGTGGAGCAAAATTTGAAAATATTAAAAAAATTTTCATATCACTCTCCTCTTTTTTTAGCTGAAAAACGCCGTTTATGCCATTATAAATAAATGGTATATGCACGACATTTTCTTGCAGAGCAAAGAGTATTTTTGCTAGCACTTTCATCTCGTCTTTTGTTTTAGCTTCACTTAAACTTTTAAATAAATAGTCATAAAACCACGATAAATTCTCATTTTCTATCAAATTTTCGATAAGATTTAGCCCATCAGCCAAGATATCTTCGTCTAAAATTCTTGGCTTTTCGTATAAATTTTTTATGACGATATTTTCGCCCTGGCTTTGCACCTCGCCCCAGTATCTCGAGCCTACGTTTAGCTCTTTTGCGCTTTTTGTGTTTAAATTTCTATTTGCGAAATTTAAAATGTATCTGTTAAAACCGATCTTTTGGCTTACCAAGATACTAAGCGGAAGTGACGAATTTATAGCTACTAACGGTGAATTTGCATTTTTTGCTATTTTTTGAATGCGAGAAATTTTCTCTATCATAAATTTGCCGCTAGCTCCACGATATGTCTTGCGATCTCGTCTTTTGTGGCAAGCGGCAGCAAAGTTTCACTATTTTTCGTGATGAAATTTACCTCATTTTGCTCGCTTGCAAAGCCATTTTTCTCACCCAAGATATTTAGACAAACTGCGTCAAGCCCCTTTTGCTCTAGCATTGCTCTAGCGTTTTTGTGTGCGTTCTCACTTGAGATTTCAAGCTTAAAGCCGATCTTTTTACATTTAAACTCTTTTAAGCTTTGCAAAATATCGACATTTCTCTTTAGACTTAAGCTTAAATTTTCGCCAACGTCCTCTTTTTTTATCTTGCCATCAATTTTTGTCGGTACAAAATCACTCACCGCAGCACACATTACAAGCAAATTTGCACTCTCACACTCGCTCTTGCAAAGCTCTAAAAGCTCACTGCTTGAGCTAAATTTAAGGCACTCAAACGGCTCGTTACTAGTTTCAAAGCTAGCAAGCAGTTTTACCTCCGCACCTGCGTAGAAAAAGGCTCTAGCCAAGGCTCTTGCCATCTTGCCACTTGAGAAATTTGTAATGGCTCTAACATCATCTATCTTTTCAGTCGTTGCGCCACCAGTGATCACTACTTTTTTACCTGCAAAAAGAGGCCTACTAAGCCTTTTAATGGCGGCTTCTACTATCACCTCAGGACTCGCAAGACCACCCTTGCCAACGTCACCACAAGCTAGAGTTTTTAAAACCGGCTCAACCACTAAAGCACCGTTTTTCTTTAAAATTTCAAGCGAATTTTGCGTAGCGAAGTGCTCGATCATATTGTTATTTGCAGCCGGAGCTACAACTAAAGGCACGTGTGAGGCGGCGATTAGTGTTTGCATGAAGACATTATCACAGATACCAGCTGTTAGTTTATTTATCGTATTTACAGAGGCTGGAGCGATGAGAACTAGATCCATTTTAGAGTAGGCTATGTGATTTACGCCATCTTGCCAGTTTTGTGTTTGTGAGCTTAAAATTTTATGCTCACTTAGCGCCTCAAAGCCGCTTACACTGCAAAATTCAAGTGCTCCGTCACTTAAAGCCACATAAACATCAGCGCCTTGCTTTTTAAGCAGTGATAAAATTTCGAATGCCTTGTAAAAGGCGATACTGCCGCAAACGGCTATTAAAATCTTCTTATTTTTTAACATCGTCTTTGCCAAAGAATTTCTCAAAAAAGCCGCTTTTGTTCTCTTGTCGAGTTCTGCTAATCGCCAATGCACCGCTTTCAACATCTTTTGTGATAGTGCTTCCTGCTGCGATGATGACGTTATCAGCGATATTTACAGGGGCAACTAGTTGCGTATCTGAGCCAACAAAAACGTTTTTGCCGATTTTGGTTTTGTATTTTGCCTTGCCGTCGTAGTTGCATGTGATAGTGCCACATCCGATATTTGTGCCACTTTCTATCTCGCAGTCGCCAAGATAGCTCAAATGCCCAGCTTTTACGCCGCTCAAAACGCCTTTTTTTATCTCGACGAAATTTCCTATATGTGTGTCAGAAATTTCAGAATTTGGCCTTATATGAGCTAGTGGGCCGATGTCTGAGTTTTTGATGATGCTACTTTCGATCACTGATGAGCTTTTGATGATGCTCTCTGTGATGACGCACTCGCCAAGGATGCTTACGTTTTCTTCTAGCACGCATTCGCCTTCAAATTTAGCTCTGCTGTCTATGAAAATGCTCTCAGGCATGCGCATCAAAACGCCAGCTTTCATCAAATTTTGCTTGATCTCATCTTGCATTATTTTTTCAGCGATACTAAGCTGAAATTTATCATTTATGCCCATGAAATTTTGTTCATTAACATTTACTGCAACGCACTTTAAGCCCTTTTCATTTGCTATTTTTATGGCATCAGTTAGGTAGTACTCTTTTTGCGCGTTTTGGTTGCTTATGAGCGGTAAAATTTGCTCTAGCGCTTCGCGCTTAAAGCAGTAGCAGCCAGCATTTACGCTTTTTATCGCAAGCTGCGCTTCGCTAGCATCTTTTTGCTCGACGATACCTTCAACTTTGCCGTTTTTTATGATGACTCTGCCGTAGCCAAAAGGATTTGCTGCTTCAAATGAGCTCATAACCACGTCCGCTTCAGCATTTGCTAGACGCATTAGATCGGTTGATTTTACAAGAGGCATATCGCCACAAGTTACAAGCACCTTTTCGCCACTTAAATTTACGCTTTTTATCGCTCCAGCAGTACCTGGGAAATTTGTATGATCTTGCTCAAAAATTTTAGTTTGAGGGAAAATTTCTTTTATTTTTTGACTAATTAACTCTTTTTCGTAGTGAAGCACGACGCTAACGTCATTTGTGATCGCATAAGCTTGCTTTAAGATGTGAATGATCATTGGCTCACCGCAAAGTTCAAATAGGACTTTTGGACGTTTTGATTTCATTCTGGTGCCAAGACCAGCCGCTAAAATTATGATTGAAGTATTGTTCATTTTTAAGCCTTTTAACGTTAAAAATTTCGCAGATTGTAGCAAAAAATGCCAAACATTTTTTTTAATTTAACGATTGTTTCAACAAAAAGCTAATAAAATAGCAATTCTTAAGAATTTATAAATAAAGTGAGCTTAAATGGATTTAGGAACCGTCGTCGGCTGGGTTTTGACCCTGGTGCTTTTGTTTGGATCAATGGCGATAGGCGTTGGTATAGGACCATACATCGATATTCCTTCTGTGATGATCGTTTTTGGTGGTACTATCGGCGTTATGATGGTTGGCTTCAAGATGGAGACGCTTAAAGGAATTGGTAAATTTTATGGCATTGCTGTTAAGCCATCAGTCGTAGTAAATTTACCTGAGACTATAAAAAAAATAGTCGATTATTCAACTAAAGCTAGACGTGATGGTATCTTATCGCTCGAAAGCGAAGTAAATAATGAGACAAATCAGTTTTTAAAAAGAGGCCTCTCAATGGCGGTCGATGGCAATGAGCCAGATGCGATTAGAGCGCTTTTAGAGATTGATATCGATCAAACTAGCACAAGACATTCAAATAATATTAAAATTTTTGAGCAAGTCGGCGGTTTTGCGGGTGCTATGGGTATGATCGGAACGCTAATCGGTCTTGTTGCGATGCTTCTTAACATGTCAGATCCTAGTGCGATCGGTCCATCAATGGCGGTTGCCTTGCTTACGACACTTTATGGTGCGATGATAGGTAACATCATAGGTGCGCCTGTGGCAAATATCCTCTCTATTCGCGATGCTGATGAAGCACTTGAAAAACAAGTCGTACTTGAGGGAATCATGTCGATACAAGCAGGTGATAATCCAAGAACGCTTGAAGCTAAACTCTTAGCATTTTTACCACCAAAAGATAGAAAAAGTCAGTTTGAATAATGGGTAAGTTAATAAAACCAGAAGAGTGTCCAAAATGTATGCCTGAGTGGCTAGCTGCTTTTGGCGACCTCATGTCACTTTTGCTTTGTTTTTTCGTTTTATTGCTTTCTATGGCGACAATGGATGCTAAAAAGATGGAGGCTGCCGTTGGCTCACTAGCTGGTGCTTTAAGTGTGCTTGAAGGTGGCGCTAGACCTGAAAATCAGATAGAAAAAGAGACGGATCCAGAAAATACTCGTGCAAAAAAGGTAAGCAAGCAAAAGGGCTCACAAAGTGAGCTAAATATGAATGTTAAAAAGATAAATGAGCTGCTAGCTGCTAGTGGAGCGCCCGAGATTACGATGGAAGAGAGTGAAGATGGCTTTATCGTAAGGCTTCCAGCAGCTATGCTTTTTGATAAGGATAGTGCTGAAATTTCTGGCGAAGATGCGAAGCTATTTTTAAAACGAATAGGCATGATTGTGGCGAAAATGCCTAATGATGTAAAAGCCGATATTATCGGCCATACAGATAATATAGAACCAAGCAAAGACTCAGCTTATAAAAATAACTGGCAGCTCTCAACTGCAAGGGCTTTAAGCGTAGTTGAAGAGTTAATTAACGATGGCGTGCCACAAAATAGAATAATAGCTTCTGGCAAAGCTTCGTTTGATCCGATCGCTAGCAACGGTACAGAAGAGGGTAGAGCTAAGAATAATAGAGTAGAAATTCACTTCATATCGCTTGAGCCAAAAAATAAAGAGGCTACTAAGAAAAGTATCCTTGATATGAGGAATTAGTCGTGAAAGCACTGCTTGCTTTAGCGGTTTTACTTTGCACGGTTTTTGGGGCTGATCCTGCGCTACCAACTATAAATTTAAGTCTAAATTCTCCAACAAATGCCGAGCAACTTGTAAATTCTCTAAACGTTTTACTAATCCTCACCGCACTTGCACTCGCTCCTTCGCTCATTTTTATGATGACAAGTTTTTTAAGGCTTGTTATCGTATTTTCATTTTTACGCCAAGCGATGGGCACGCAACAAGTGCCTCCTTCAACAGTGCTTATCTCGCTTGCGATGGTTCTTACCTTTTTTATCATGGAACCAGTTGGGCAAAAGAGCTATAATGATGGCATAAAGCCTTATATAGCTGAGCAGATAGGTTATGAAGAGATGCTTGATAAAAGCTTAAAGCCATTTAAAGAATTTATGGTAAAAAACACAAGAGAAAAAGACCTTGCACTTTTTTTTAGGATTAGAAATTTACAAAATCCAGCAAATATCGAAGAAATACCGCTAAGTATCGCAATGTCAGCTTTCATGATAAGTGAGCTAAAGACATCTTTTGAGATAGCATTTTTGCTCTATTTGCCATTTCTTGTCATCGACATGGTCGTAAGCTCAGTGCTAATGGCTATGGGTATGATGATGCTTCCTCCTGTCATGATCTCACTACCATTTAAACTGCTCATATTCGTGCTTGTTGATGGCTGGAATTTACTAATAGGAAATCTTGTAAAAAGCTTTCACTAATGAAAAAATTTTTATTCATTTTTTTGCCGGTATTTTTGCTTGGTTCAAATTTAAGCGTGATCGCAAACAAGGCAACGCAAAATGAAATTTCAAAGATCAAAGAGCTTGAGTTAAAAAGAGCAAATTTAAGCGATGAAGCTACGTTAAGCTCATATATGCCAAGCCTTAGCCTAGAGGGCTCATACGGCAAAAATGCAAGCACTTTTCCAAGTGTAGTCGCTAAAGAGTCAGCCGGTGTGCTAGCTAGGATTGATTTTTTGCTTTATGACGGCGGAGCGAGAGAGGCTAGGCTAAAGATGAGCCAGCTTTTAAAAAACAAAGCCGCCATAGCAAGTGATGAAGCCAAAAACTACCTTGCACTTAAGGCTGTAAATTTATACTTTAATGCAGCTGCACTTGAAAATATAATCACAGCCAAGCAGGCTCAAGCAAATTTTTTAAAAGGCGTTTTAGACAAGCTTGAAAAGGCAAACGTTGCAGGCCTTGCCGCAAAAGATGAGCTTGAAAATGTAAGGGCTAAATATTACTTAGCAAATAGCACGCAGCTTGAATATAAAAACAAAATGGAGCAAATCTTAAATGAGATAAATTTGCTAACTGGTGAGCAAATTTTGCCAGTAGCTGGAGCAAAGATGGCTGATATTAGTTCAAATTTAGCTTCAAAGAATGCTGAGCTTGATAGACTAAGCCAAGATGTATTTTTAGGCGAGGCAAAGCTTATCGAGGCAAAGGCTGGTTTTTTACCCCAAATAATGCTTTATGACACATATGGATTTTATAAAAATAATTACGATATCGATCTAGGCAGGCTTAGCTCTTACCGCTCATACGTGGATAAATACTTAAAAGAAGATACTCATGGTAATAAATTTGGTATCGCTTTTAAATGGAAAATTTTTGATTTTTTCGCCACTAGTAAGATGAGTCAGGCTCAAAAGATCGCGCTTGATGAGGCAAGGCTAAATTTGGAGTACAAAAAGCGTGAAAATGAGACAAAGCTTAAAAATTTGCAAAGTGAAATCGTGGTGCTTACTTCAAAAATCGCTTCACTAAATGAATATGTAAGAGCAAGCGATTTGGCATTAAAAGCTAGCTATGAAAAGTATAACTCTGGGCTTTTGGGATATAGCGATCTGCTTGAGGCACTCTCTCAAAAATTTGATGCCATTAGCCTTTTTGAGAGTGCAAAAGATGAGCTTGAGATTAAAAAAGCGGAGTTCTTTTTTGAAAATGGTGAGAGCATTTTAGAGAGGATTAGAGATTGAAAAAGCTGATAATTTTGATGATATTTGGTATTTTTTCATTTGCTAGTGAAGAAATTTTTGCTGACTTTGAAGTCTATGCCAAGCAAAGCTCAAAGCTTGCATTTGAGAGCAGTGGTAAAGTGGATAAAATTTTTGTAGATGTTTCAAGTCATGTTAAAAAGGGCGACGCTTTAGCTAGCCTTGATCAAAGCAGCTTAGAAATCGCTCTTAAAAAGGCAAAAAATGATCTTGAGCTGGCAAAAAATGCTAGTGAATTTGCAAAAAATACTTTAAGTAAATTTACTCAAGTAAGGGATGTCACTTCAAAGCAAGAGTTTGACGAGGTAAAGTATAAATTTGACGAAGCGATACTTCGGGTTCAAAGTGCACAAATCGCCATTTTAAATGCGCAAGATCGCCTTAAAAAAGCTGTTTTAAAAGCTCCATTTGATGGCGTTATCGCTAGTAAAAACATTGAGCTTGGAGAGGGTATTTCG
The genomic region above belongs to Campylobacter concisus and contains:
- a CDS encoding helix-hairpin-helix domain-containing protein, which gives rise to MKKIIFSLLAAASTLLAAINLNTATKEELMSLDGIGSSKADAIIEYRKANKFNSIEDIKNVNGIGDKTFENLKSDISVSGTTKIDDTKSKIKSKKDEIKEKVSKKSDEVKEKKDSAKDDSIKEIKDKKESLKDKAEKKSKAKKEKSKE
- the truA gene encoding tRNA pseudouridine(38-40) synthase TruA translates to MKIQLIYSYDGSKFQGSQTQPHENGVEDELSCALAHVGIFEKIVSSSRTDKNVHAINQSSSVICGDHFKNLEHLKELINRHAHPNIHIKHINLVDENFQARFDAVARSYRYIIDHGEFDVFSSNYKVFLPKFDIKKANEILSNFVGEHDFSSYMKTGSDTKSPVREIFKAFCYEYKNQTIIVFKANGFLRAQVRLMVANLLKALSIKNGAELINASLNGCSALTRIPAPAEGLYLNRVFYKFN
- a CDS encoding LptF/LptG family permease, producing MSRVNRYLLFNFLGTFASLFSTLFLIMSIVFFIQIARITSYIEISFGELFKLYSFMLPRVLLFVVPIAFFVSLAMTLFRLSKENESIVIFTLGGSPNKIAKFFLIFSAFLSTALLVIATIMIPIAAQLNANFIDYKKTVAKLNLKPTQFGQKFSDWMVYVGSEMQDNNGTTYKDIVMFNPYIKDSQRLITAKNAKITNTNQSIELSLVDGKMYDIKDEIYHQSNFKSMKIRTAQSEEISDIGSIKEYWTEANSSEKRRKDLSTYVLVALFPLASTLFAISFGIVTYRYEKGMVYVGTFGVLFGYFTLIMLFSSKPAFAIPLIFFVFLLTGILLFKAKIMRRY
- a CDS encoding prepilin peptidase, with translation MDNLVIFFAVFAFVFGICVGSFSNVLIYRLPRNESINFPASHCPNCDHKLNFYHNVPIFSWLFLGGKCAFCKQKISLIYPAIELVSGILFLICFFKECGEILSVETLLYALFLGLCFIMLLALSVIDIRYKAVPDPLLFAALFFAFIYALMLFIFKGNFAQILNLFLFAFIFWALRFVVSLAIKKEAMGSADIFIAAIIGAILSVKLALVAIYLAALLTLPVYALVHKKSYELAFVPFLSLGLLITYAFKEQILEILRFIYE
- the uppS gene encoding polyprenyl diphosphate synthase, with the protein product MNELNHLAIIMDGNGRWAKKRGFLRTNGHEAGANVVSDMCEFCIDNGVKILSLYAFSTENWKRPQKEVEFLMNLLKKFLILKRADFIKNGIKFNTIGDISPFSDELKNEIEITKNATRENKNLLLNLAINYGSKDEIIRAVKKLTLEGCEINDASLNAALDESEPVDLLIRTGGESRLSNFMLWQASYAELFFTPTLWPDFGKNELANIVSKFKNIERRFGGV
- the coaBC gene encoding bifunctional phosphopantothenoylcysteine decarboxylase/phosphopantothenate--cysteine ligase CoaBC, which produces MLKNKKILIAVCGSIAFYKAFEILSLLKKQGADVYVALSDGALEFCSVSGFEALSEHKILSSQTQNWQDGVNHIAYSKMDLVLIAPASVNTINKLTAGICDNVFMQTLIAASHVPLVVAPAANNNMIEHFATQNSLEILKKNGALVVEPVLKTLACGDVGKGGLASPEVIVEAAIKRLSRPLFAGKKVVITGGATTEKIDDVRAITNFSSGKMARALARAFFYAGAEVKLLASFETSNEPFECLKFSSSSELLELCKSECESANLLVMCAAVSDFVPTKIDGKIKKEDVGENLSLSLKRNVDILQSLKEFKCKKIGFKLEISSENAHKNARAMLEQKGLDAVCLNILGEKNGFASEQNEVNFITKNSETLLPLATKDEIARHIVELAANL
- the glmU gene encoding bifunctional UDP-N-acetylglucosamine diphosphorylase/glucosamine-1-phosphate N-acetyltransferase GlmU; translated protein: MNNTSIIILAAGLGTRMKSKRPKVLFELCGEPMIIHILKQAYAITNDVSVVLHYEKELISQKIKEIFPQTKIFEQDHTNFPGTAGAIKSVNLSGEKVLVTCGDMPLVKSTDLMRLANAEADVVMSSFEAANPFGYGRVIIKNGKVEGIVEQKDASEAQLAIKSVNAGCYCFKREALEQILPLISNQNAQKEYYLTDAIKIANEKGLKCVAVNVNEQNFMGINDKFQLSIAEKIMQDEIKQNLMKAGVLMRMPESIFIDSRAKFEGECVLEENVSILGECVITESIIKSSSVIESSIIKNSDIGPLAHIRPNSEISDTHIGNFVEIKKGVLSGVKAGHLSYLGDCEIESGTNIGCGTITCNYDGKAKYKTKIGKNVFVGSDTQLVAPVNIADNVIIAAGSTITKDVESGALAISRTRQENKSGFFEKFFGKDDVKK
- a CDS encoding motility protein A; this translates as MDLGTVVGWVLTLVLLFGSMAIGVGIGPYIDIPSVMIVFGGTIGVMMVGFKMETLKGIGKFYGIAVKPSVVVNLPETIKKIVDYSTKARRDGILSLESEVNNETNQFLKRGLSMAVDGNEPDAIRALLEIDIDQTSTRHSNNIKIFEQVGGFAGAMGMIGTLIGLVAMLLNMSDPSAIGPSMAVALLTTLYGAMIGNIIGAPVANILSIRDADEALEKQVVLEGIMSIQAGDNPRTLEAKLLAFLPPKDRKSQFE
- a CDS encoding flagellar motor protein MotB, encoding MGKLIKPEECPKCMPEWLAAFGDLMSLLLCFFVLLLSMATMDAKKMEAAVGSLAGALSVLEGGARPENQIEKETDPENTRAKKVSKQKGSQSELNMNVKKINELLAASGAPEITMEESEDGFIVRLPAAMLFDKDSAEISGEDAKLFLKRIGMIVAKMPNDVKADIIGHTDNIEPSKDSAYKNNWQLSTARALSVVEELINDGVPQNRIIASGKASFDPIASNGTEEGRAKNNRVEIHFISLEPKNKEATKKSILDMRN